The Vicia villosa cultivar HV-30 ecotype Madison, WI linkage group LG1, Vvil1.0, whole genome shotgun sequence genome includes a region encoding these proteins:
- the LOC131648696 gene encoding uncharacterized protein LOC131648696, whose product MAPPLKTGSRNISYTFLNPNLDSLDCLVKKITPDETTRFREKYGYILSLLKMPFTKYEQEGVHTLLQFYNPSLRCFTFPDSLLVPTLEEYSLFLGVPIKKGEVPYYSTMEAPTSIEISKALYLSKSVVDANLSERGRSQGFHMEFLVKRGCDAAEAKEWDTLRAILALSIYGILMFPNVPDLVDMSAIHLFILQNPVPTLLGDVYHSVHQKNRQKKGLVRCFAPLLYRWFRSHLPERGAFVDSRHASKWAERIMGLRAKDIVWYNKSLEDKEVIMSCGKFNNVPLMGVRGGINYNPVLARRTYGYAFVNPPEQSEIAENIFYHVVTDNGQMAEAVQAWKSICWRDKKHFGQRDCATYEDYTKWVETVANTQGMPFPIKDPLYPPVGAQPNIVSMPRYNQTVEQNRKLTEQMETMQVKMNTDRQ is encoded by the coding sequence ATGGCTCCTCCATTGAAGACTGGTAGTCGCAACATCTCCTACACATTTCTAAATCCGAATCTGGATTCTCTCGACTGTTTGGTTAAGAAGATCACGCCGGATGAAACAACCAGGTTCCGTGAAAAGTATGGGTATATTCTGAGTcttctcaagatgccgttcaccaaATACGAGCAAGAAGGAGTTCATACCTTGCTTCAGTTCTACAACCCTTCTCTCCGTTGCTTCACGTTCCCTGACTCCCTTCTGGTTCCCACATTGGAAGAATATTCTCTTTTCCTTGGTGTTCCGATCAAGAAGGGAGAAGTTCCGTACTATAGCACCATGGAGGCTCCCACTTCTATTGAAATCTccaaggctctttatttgagcaagtcagtTGTTGATGCAAATCTTTCCGAGAGAGGAAGATCTCAGGGTTTTCATATGGAGTTCCTGGTCAAAAGAGGGTGTGATGCTGCTGAAGCGAAAGAATGGGACACTCTTAGGGCTATCCTGGCTCTAAGTATCTATGGTATCCTAATGTTCCCGAACGTGCCTGATTTGGTTGATATGAGTGCAATCCATTTGTTCATTCTGCAGAATCCTGTTCCTACActtttgggggatgtttatcatTCAGTTCATCAAAAGAATCGtcaaaagaagggtttggtcagATGTTTTGCTCCTTTGCTATACCGTTGGTTCAGATCACATTTGCCTGAACGTGGAGCTTTCGTTGATAGTAGGCACGCCTCTAAATGGGCTGAAAGGATTATGGGACTTAGAGCCAAAGACATTGTATGGTATAACAAATCTTTGGAAGACAAGGAGGTTATCATGAGTTGTGGGAAGTTCAACAATGTGCCCCTCATGGGTGTTAGAGGTGGGATCAATTATAATCCCGTCTTGGCTAGGAGAACTTATGGATATGCTTTCGTCAATCCTCCTGAGCAATCTGAAATAGCTGAGAACATTTTCTATCATGTGGTCACCGACAATGGGCAGATGGCAGAAGCTGTACAAGCCTGgaagagtatttgttggagagacaAGAAGCATTTTGGTCAAAGGGACTGTGCGACTTATGAAGACTATACTAAGTGGGTCGAAACTGTGGCTAATACCCAAGGGATGCCTTTCCCTATTAAGGATCCTTTGTACCCTCCTGTTGGCGCACAACCCAACATTGTCTCCATGCCTCGTTATAATCAGACTGTTGAGCAGAATCggaaattgactgaacaaatggagacgatgcaagttaagatgaatactgATAGGCAATAG
- the LOC131648701 gene encoding uncharacterized protein LOC131648701 — protein sequence MAPPLKTGSRNISYTFLNPNLDSLDCLVKKITPDETTRFREKYGYILSLLKMPFTKYEQEGVHTLLQFYNPSLRCFTFPDSLLVPTLEEYSLFLGVPIKKGEVPYYSTMEAPTSIEISKALYLSKSVVDANLSERGRSQGFHMEFLVKRGCDAAEAKEWDTLRAILALSIYGILMFPNVPDFVDMSAIHLFILQNPVPTLLGDVYHSVHQKNRQKKGLVRCFAPLLYRWFRSHLPERGAFVDSRHASKWAERIMGLRAKDIVWYNKSLEDKEVIMSCGKFNNVPLIGVRGGINYNPVLARRTYGYAFVNPPEQSEIAENIFYHVVTDNGQMAEAVQAWKSICWRDKKHFGQRDCATYEDYTKWVETVANTQGMPFPIKDPLYPPVGAQPNIVSMPRYNQTVEQNRKLTEQMETMQVKMNTDRQ from the coding sequence ATGGCTCCTCCATTGAAGACTGGTAGTCGCAACATCTCCTACACATTTCTAAATCCGAATCTGGATTCTCTCGACTGTTTGGTTAAGAAGATCACGCCGGATGAAACAACCAGGTTCCGTGAAAAGTATGGGTATATTCTGAGTcttctcaagatgccgttcaccaaATACGAGCAAGAAGGAGTTCATACCTTGCTTCAGTTCTACAACCCTTCTCTCCGTTGCTTCACGTTCCCTGACTCCCTTCTGGTTCCCACATTGGAAGAATATTCTCTTTTCCTTGGTGTTCCGATCAAGAAGGGAGAAGTTCCGTACTATAGCACCATGGAGGCTCCCACTTCTATTGAAATCTccaaggctctttatttgagcaagtcagtTGTTGATGCAAATCTTTCCGAGAGAGGAAGATCTCAGGGTTTTCATATGGAGTTCCTGGTCAAAAGAGGGTGTGATGCTGCTGAAGCGAAAGAATGGGACACTCTTAGGGCTATCCTGGCTCTAAGTATTTATGGTATCCTAATGTTCCCGAACGTGCCTGATTTTGTTGATATGAGTGCAATCCATTTGTTCATTCTGCAGAATCCTGTTCCTACActtttgggggatgtttatcatTCAGTTCATCAAAAGAATCGtcaaaagaagggtttggtcagATGTTTTGCTCCTTTGCTATACCGTTGGTTCAGATCACATTTGCCTGAACGTGGAGCTTTCGTTGATAGTAGGCACGCCTCTAAATGGGCTGAAAGGATTATGGGACTTAGAGCCAAAGACATTGTATGGTATAACAAATCTTTGGAAGACAAGGAGGTTATCATGAGTTGTGGGAAGTTCAACAATGTGCCCCTCATAGGTGTTAGAGGTGGGATCAATTATAATCCCGTCTTGGCTAGGAGAACTTATGGATATGCTTTCGTCAATCCTCCTGAGCAATCTGAGATAGCTGAGAACATTTTCTATCATGTGGTCACCGACAATGGGCAGATGGCAGAAGCTGTACAAGCCTGgaagagtatttgttggagagacaAGAAGCATTTTGGTCAAAGGGACTGTGCGACTTATGAAGACTATACTAAGTGGGTCGAAACTGTGGCTAATACCCAAGGGATGCCTTTCCCTATTAAGGATCCTTTGTACCCTCCTGTTGGCGCACAACCCAACATTGTCTCCATGCCTCGTTATAATCAGACTGTTGAGCAGAATCggaaattgactgaacaaatggagacgatgcaagttaagatgaatactgATAGGCAATAG